Proteins encoded by one window of Hylaeus volcanicus isolate JK05 chromosome 7, UHH_iyHylVolc1.0_haploid, whole genome shotgun sequence:
- the LOC128880400 gene encoding NAD-dependent protein deacylase Sirt4-like isoform X1, translating into MSKDHYRAVLSRTKKESMMKMNSIRTGMCTPVYKIGAPTILFRTYSSILTFVPKCEQTKDSDLLRLKEFIDKHNNICILTGAGISTESGIPDYRSEGVGLYAKSSRRPVLYKDFCGSDVIRRRYWARNYVGWPRFSSIEPNNTHKVLKKLEDAKKVRCIVTQNVDNLHAKAGSRKVIELHGTAFKVMCLNCDRRICRYSLQDILDRLNPNMTATSQMIRPDGDVDLSQEQVEEFVVPSCEACGGVLKPDIIFFGDNVPRQIVESVKYNVEHSDSLLILGSTLTTFSGYRIALQASNAGKPIAILNIGKTRADDLAKIKVEGRCGDVLSRISTMILTS; encoded by the exons ATGTCAAAGGATCATTATAGGGCTGTATTGTCACGAACCAAAAAGGAGTCGATGATGAAA ATGAATTCCATTCGTACTGGGATGTGTACacctgtatataaaattggAGCACCAACAATATTAT TTAGGACGTATTCATCGATCCTCACATTTGTACCGAAATGCGAACAAACAAAGGATTCAGATTTACTCAGGttaaaagaattcattgaTAAACACAATAACATTTGCATATTGACAGGGGCAGGGATTTCTACGGAAAGTGGTATACCAGATTATAGATCCGAAGGTGTCGGACTGTATGCAAAGAGCAGTCGTAGACCGGTACTGTACAAAGATTTTTGTGGAAGCGATGTTATTCGTAGACGCTACTGGGCTAGGAATTATGTAGGTTGGCCAAG GTTTTCTTCTATTGAACCTAATAACACacataaagtattaaaaaaattggaagaCGCGAAAAAAGTGAGATGCATTGTTACTCAGAATGTAGATAATTTGCATGCAAAGGCAGGAAGTAGGAAAGTTATAGAGTTACATGGTACAGCATTCAAAGTGATGTGCCTTAATTGCGATCGACGAATATGTAGATATTCTCTGCAAGATATTTTGGACAGGCTTAATCCAAATATGACGGCAACTAGTCAAATGATAAGACCAGACGGCGACGTAGATCTGTCACAA GAACAAGTGGAAGAGTTTGTTGTTCCATCTTGCGAAGCTTGCGGCGGTGTCCTAAAGCCtgacattatattttttggcGACAATGTCCCGCGCCAGATAGTGGAAAGCGTGAAATACAATGTCGAACATTCTGATTCTTTACTGATCCTGGGTTCTACATTGACCACATTCTCTGGATATCGGATAGCGTTGCAAGCCAGCAATGCTGGAAAGCCGATAGccatattaaatattggcaAAACCAGAGCGGATGATCTTGCCAAGATTAAAGTGGAAGGTAGATGCGGCGATGTGCTATCAAGAATTTCTACGATGATCCTAACAAGTTAA
- the LOC128880400 gene encoding NAD-dependent protein deacylase Sirt4-like isoform X3, producing MNSIRTGMCTPVYKIGAPTILFRTYSSILTFVPKCEQTKDSDLLRLKEFIDKHNNICILTGAGISTESGIPDYRSEGVGLYAKSSRRPVLYKDFCGSDVIRRRYWARNYVGWPRFSSIEPNNTHKVLKKLEDAKKVRCIVTQNVDNLHAKAGSRKVIELHGTAFKVMCLNCDRRICRYSLQDILDRLNPNMTATSQMIRPDGDVDLSQEQVEEFVVPSCEACGGVLKPDIIFFGDNVPRQIVESVKYNVEHSDSLLILGSTLTTFSGYRIALQASNAGKPIAILNIGKTRADDLAKIKVEGRCGDVLSRISTMILTS from the exons ATGAATTCCATTCGTACTGGGATGTGTACacctgtatataaaattggAGCACCAACAATATTAT TTAGGACGTATTCATCGATCCTCACATTTGTACCGAAATGCGAACAAACAAAGGATTCAGATTTACTCAGGttaaaagaattcattgaTAAACACAATAACATTTGCATATTGACAGGGGCAGGGATTTCTACGGAAAGTGGTATACCAGATTATAGATCCGAAGGTGTCGGACTGTATGCAAAGAGCAGTCGTAGACCGGTACTGTACAAAGATTTTTGTGGAAGCGATGTTATTCGTAGACGCTACTGGGCTAGGAATTATGTAGGTTGGCCAAG GTTTTCTTCTATTGAACCTAATAACACacataaagtattaaaaaaattggaagaCGCGAAAAAAGTGAGATGCATTGTTACTCAGAATGTAGATAATTTGCATGCAAAGGCAGGAAGTAGGAAAGTTATAGAGTTACATGGTACAGCATTCAAAGTGATGTGCCTTAATTGCGATCGACGAATATGTAGATATTCTCTGCAAGATATTTTGGACAGGCTTAATCCAAATATGACGGCAACTAGTCAAATGATAAGACCAGACGGCGACGTAGATCTGTCACAA GAACAAGTGGAAGAGTTTGTTGTTCCATCTTGCGAAGCTTGCGGCGGTGTCCTAAAGCCtgacattatattttttggcGACAATGTCCCGCGCCAGATAGTGGAAAGCGTGAAATACAATGTCGAACATTCTGATTCTTTACTGATCCTGGGTTCTACATTGACCACATTCTCTGGATATCGGATAGCGTTGCAAGCCAGCAATGCTGGAAAGCCGATAGccatattaaatattggcaAAACCAGAGCGGATGATCTTGCCAAGATTAAAGTGGAAGGTAGATGCGGCGATGTGCTATCAAGAATTTCTACGATGATCCTAACAAGTTAA
- the LOC128880400 gene encoding NAD-dependent protein deacylase Sirt4-like isoform X2 produces MMKMNSIRTGMCTPVYKIGAPTILFRTYSSILTFVPKCEQTKDSDLLRLKEFIDKHNNICILTGAGISTESGIPDYRSEGVGLYAKSSRRPVLYKDFCGSDVIRRRYWARNYVGWPRFSSIEPNNTHKVLKKLEDAKKVRCIVTQNVDNLHAKAGSRKVIELHGTAFKVMCLNCDRRICRYSLQDILDRLNPNMTATSQMIRPDGDVDLSQEQVEEFVVPSCEACGGVLKPDIIFFGDNVPRQIVESVKYNVEHSDSLLILGSTLTTFSGYRIALQASNAGKPIAILNIGKTRADDLAKIKVEGRCGDVLSRISTMILTS; encoded by the exons ATGATGAAA ATGAATTCCATTCGTACTGGGATGTGTACacctgtatataaaattggAGCACCAACAATATTAT TTAGGACGTATTCATCGATCCTCACATTTGTACCGAAATGCGAACAAACAAAGGATTCAGATTTACTCAGGttaaaagaattcattgaTAAACACAATAACATTTGCATATTGACAGGGGCAGGGATTTCTACGGAAAGTGGTATACCAGATTATAGATCCGAAGGTGTCGGACTGTATGCAAAGAGCAGTCGTAGACCGGTACTGTACAAAGATTTTTGTGGAAGCGATGTTATTCGTAGACGCTACTGGGCTAGGAATTATGTAGGTTGGCCAAG GTTTTCTTCTATTGAACCTAATAACACacataaagtattaaaaaaattggaagaCGCGAAAAAAGTGAGATGCATTGTTACTCAGAATGTAGATAATTTGCATGCAAAGGCAGGAAGTAGGAAAGTTATAGAGTTACATGGTACAGCATTCAAAGTGATGTGCCTTAATTGCGATCGACGAATATGTAGATATTCTCTGCAAGATATTTTGGACAGGCTTAATCCAAATATGACGGCAACTAGTCAAATGATAAGACCAGACGGCGACGTAGATCTGTCACAA GAACAAGTGGAAGAGTTTGTTGTTCCATCTTGCGAAGCTTGCGGCGGTGTCCTAAAGCCtgacattatattttttggcGACAATGTCCCGCGCCAGATAGTGGAAAGCGTGAAATACAATGTCGAACATTCTGATTCTTTACTGATCCTGGGTTCTACATTGACCACATTCTCTGGATATCGGATAGCGTTGCAAGCCAGCAATGCTGGAAAGCCGATAGccatattaaatattggcaAAACCAGAGCGGATGATCTTGCCAAGATTAAAGTGGAAGGTAGATGCGGCGATGTGCTATCAAGAATTTCTACGATGATCCTAACAAGTTAA
- the LOC128880396 gene encoding uncharacterized protein LOC128880396 → MSANTQFATPPPAISLPNMSVPPPAAPNLSAPPPNLTTINTSGSYQHRYINHRDGARGFFKPFRPYHAPKIVAAGQDTLQDEFDGKRLRKSVMRKTVDYNSAIIKSLENRIWQRDYRDRRALQPDVMYYPDLLPPPSYVDNPINAVTTRFVKTATNKMRCPIFCMAWTPEGRRLVTGASSGEFTLWNGLTFNFETILQAHDSPVRTMVWSHNESWMVTGDHAGYVKYWQSNMNNVKMFQAHKEAIRGLSFSPTDHKLATCSDDGTVRIWDFLRCHEERILRGHGADVKCVHWHPQKSLVISGSKDNQQPVKLWDPKSGQSLATLHAHKSTVMDVKWNENGNWLVTASRDHLLKLFDLRNLSQEVQTFRGHKKEASSVAWHPSHEGLFCSGGSDGAILFWHVGADKEVGAIEQAHDSIVWTLAWHPLGHILCSGSNDHTSKFWTRNRPGDLMRDKYNLNTLPAGSAGVDDHEIADEAAVIPGMGPEDRINADGEPEDKSGGIPGLDLDHAVDEGKKFANKKVPYSKPIPRNFQAQWNEMEAEDMEQVEALNAFVNQLIETTPGAVPLNEVTPNGIILYGKMIPVEPGSKLAEAITKGNDAINKLVFSGEIEELRDVVGPPDNVDESEEYLQDDGEIDYSKVPDIELPPPLPSSKFAQNPELLKSLNRGGKRKFDQLIGWSDGGASDRTSKIHQPVFGGIMTEDSQSSDTDLRYTGGKSNQHSGENNSYHGGHDEDLRKLSHGDNARNMNRGDEDMRFSISSGPGRPSSRSDYDIRSNYSDKDFRSSHGFPLKKPLDNDYDDRDSGSRWDDDKSMNDGPRKGDSFSSNFDKRDNMPLGIGPGMSNNMPHLGNSISHMSSHHNMQNINPNMPPPIPSLVPHPNMSQHPMQNKPLHPGMQGIDGPMHMMHHPNMHPGFGPNGPPPGGFGLNFRPPPNGNFGPNQHFRPNPLPLFGANQGPFGNNFQGLPNFRGPNAGPPNFDRPGFGPGFRGQNPGQNAPNNFNSNFGNFGNKLGPPSRGPMNRGPNDNNMGRSGYNNRGRGRDGDSSRGIRGRDY, encoded by the exons ATGTCTGCAAATACCCAATTTGCGACTCCTCCGCCAGCCATAAGTTTACCTAATATGTCGGTGCCACCTCCCGCTGCTCCTAATTTATCGGCTCCACCTCCTAATTTAACTACTATAAACACCTCTGGAAGTTACCAACACCGGTACATCAACCACCGTGATGGAGCTCGTGGTTTCTTTAAACCGTTCAGACCTTACCATGCTCCCAAAATTGTTGCCGCCGGTCAAGACACTCTGCAAGACGAATTCGATGGGAAAAGACTTAGAAAATCTGTTATGCGCAAAACAGTCGATTACAATTCCGCTATTATAAAAAGTTTAGAG AATCGAATTTGGCAGAGGGACTATCGGGACAGGCGTGCTCTTCAGCCAGATGTAATGTATTATCCTGATTTACTCCCACCACCCAGTTACGTTGACAACCCCATAAATGCAGTTACCACAAGATTCGTGAAGACTGCGACAAATAAAATGCGTTGTCCGATCTTCTGTATGGCTTGGACACCGGAGGGGAGACGTCTGGTTACCGGTGCATCTAGCGGAGAATTTACTCTGTGGAACGGCCTTAcctttaattttgaaactattCTACAG GCACACGATAGTCCAGTAAGAACAATGGTATGGTCGCACAACGAGAGCTGGATGGTCACAGGAGATCATGCAGGCTACGTCAAGTATTGGCAGAGCAACATGAACAACGTCAAGATGTTTCAGGCGCACAAAGAAGCGATTAGAGGACTCAG TTTCAGTCCAACGGATCACAAGCTGGCAACGTGCAGTGACGATGGAACAGTCAGAATATGGGACTTTCTTCGCTGTCACGAAGAACGAATTTTGAGGG gtCATGGAGCTGATGTGAAGTGCGTGCACTGGCATCCACAAAAAAGTCTAGTCATCTCTGGGAGCAAAGATAATCAGCAACCGGTCAAATTATGGGATCCAAAGAGCGGGCAATCGCTTGCAACATTACATGCACACAAGTCGACGGTCATGGACGTTAAATGGaacgaaaatggaaattggCTGGTAACGGCTTCGAGGGACCACTTGCTCAAGCTGTTCGACCTTAGGAATTTAAGCCAAGAGGTTCAAACGTTTCGTGGCCACAAGAAAGAAGCCTCCAGCGTCGCGTGGCACCCGAGCCACGAAGGCCTGTTTTGTAGCGGTGGTAGCGACGGAGCTATTTTATTCTGGCACGTTGG AGCTGACAAAGAAGTGGGTGCGATAGAACAGGCTCACGACAGCATAGTCTGGACGTTAGCTTGGCATCCGTTGGGTCATATTCTGTGTTCCGGTAGCAACGACCATACTTCGAAGTTCTGGACGCGAAACAGGCCTGGCGATTTGATGAGGGATAAGTATAATCTCAACACGTTGCCTGCGGGATCTGCAGGCGTCGACGATCACGAAATTG CTGACGAAGCGGCCGTAATACCTGGCATGGGACCAGAAGACAGAATCAACGCCGATGGCGAGCCAGAGGACAAAAGCGGCGGAATTCCAGGATTGGACTTGGACCACGCGGTCGACGAGGGGAAGAAGTTCGCCAACAAGAAAGTTCCGTACAGCAAGCCCATCCCAAGAAATTTCCAAGCGCAATGGAACGAAATGGAGGCGGAGGACATGGAGCAAGTCGAGGCTTTGAACGCATTTGTGAATCAGTTGATCGAAACTACACCGGGAGCGGTGCCTCTGAACGAAGTGACACCTAATGGTATTATATTGTACGGAAAAATGATCCCCGTGGAGC CTGGCTCCAAGCTAGCGGAAGCCATCACCAAAGGAAACGACGCTATAAATAAGCTGGTGTTCTCTGGGGAAATCGAAGAATTGCGTGACGTCGTGGGCCCACCGGACAACGTGGATGAATCTGAAGAGTATCTGCAAGACGATGGCGAGATAGACTATTCCAAGGTTCCCGATATTGAACTTCCTCCGCCTCTGCCTAGTTCCAAGTTCGCCCAAAATCCTGAACTTCTCAAATCCCTGAACCGCGGTGGTAAAAGGAAATTTGATCAGCTGATCGGCTGGAGCGACGGCGGGGCTAGCGATCGTACATCGAAGATTCATCAACCAGTTTTCGGAGGAATAATGACGGAGGATTCCCAATCCAGTGACACCGATTTGAGGTACACTGGGGGAAAGTCCAATCAGCACTCCGGCGAGAACAATTCTTATCACGGCGGACACGACGAGGATCTCAGGAAGCTCTCCCACGGGGATAACGCGAGAAACATGAATCGTGGCGACGAAGACATGCGGTTCAGCATATCCAGTGGACCTGGCAGGCCTAGCTCGCGTTCCGATTACGATATAAGGAGCAATTACTCCGATAAAGACTTTAGAAGTTCACATGGGTTCCCGTTGAAGAAACCCCTGGATAACGATTACGACGACAGAGATAGTGGTTCGCGATGGGACGACGATAAATCGATGAACGATGGGCCCCGCAAAGGGGACAGTTTCTCGAGCAACTTCGACAAACGCGATAACATGCCGTTGGGCATTGGCCCTGGTATGAGTAATAACATGCCCCACTTAGGCAACAGTATATCCCACATGTCCAGTCACCACAATATGCAGAACATCAATCCCAACATGCCCCCTCCGATTCCGAGTTTAGTCCCACACCCGAACATGTCTCAGCATCCTATGCAGAACAAACCTCTGCATCCTGGTATGCAAGGAATCGACGGTCCTATGCACATGATGCATCATCCTAACATGCATCCTGGCTTTGGACCGAACGGTCCACCCCCTGGAGGGTTTGGTCTTAACTTTCGACCACCACCCAACGGTAATTTCGGACCGAATCAACACTTCAGGCCCAACCCGTTGCCCTTGTTTGGGGCGAATCAAGGTCCATTCGGTAACAACTTTCAAGGTTTACCGAACTTTCGAGGGCCTAACGCTGGCCCTCCGAATTTCGATCGACCAGGCTTTGGGCCTGGTTTCCGTGGCCAGAATCCTGGTCAGAACGcgccaaataattttaactcgaACTTTGGTAATTTCGGGAATAAGCTGGGACCGCCCAGTCGTGGTCCTATGAATCGTGGCCCCAACGACAATAACATGGGCAGGAGTGGATACAACAATCGTGGCAGAGGACGCGACGGCGATTCCTCGCGAGGTATCAGGGGAAGAGATTATTGA
- the LOC128880397 gene encoding large subunit GTPase 1 homolog, producing MGKKGKTGGGNLGKALIRDRFSSMKAKRCADMPMIHNTELNDGYDWGRLNLQSVTEESSFQEFLSTAELAGTEFQAEKLNIKFVNPKSGIGLLSQDEKQKVLESQKKNKQFLKIPRRPKWNSETTAQELQAKEREEFLEWRRSLAMLQEDEGLILTPYEKNLEFWRQLWRVVERSDVIVQIVDARNPLLFRCEDLEAYVKEVDPKKMNVILINKADFLTDDQRQVWAKYFADINVKIAFFSATLAAQKQKTEESIQEENSEDEPDNETEDELEEEDSESLYNSEFASESEYESADDGSSNMNEVRTSRDCKIENEECDFTSNASTGKMDKESTEEDDTTMENSSELLSRDQLVSFFKTIYKGETYAKDITTIGLVGYPNVGKSSTINALLMSKKVSVSATPGKTKHFQTLFLDKDLLLCDCPGLVMPSFVSTKADMILNGILPIDNMRDQVPPVTLLGTLIPRHVIEDIYGIMLPQPLDGEDPDRPPTAEEILNAYGYNRGFMTQNGQPDNPRAARYLLKDFVNGKLLYCVAPPTVEQEKFHTFPPRRKIISANKHLPLRTIRVNKGSKISSEDVDQIFFRNSFSNVHTKGVIGKMHGLYRPGSSDVVSVAGSTQSLLIEEKPWKKINKHSNKKKREKTRRLFAHLDKH from the exons ATGGGTAAAAAAGGAAAGACAGGAGGCGGCAATTTAGGGAAAGCTTTAATCAGGGACCGTTTTAGTTCCATGAAAGCTAAAAGATGCGCTGATATGCCTATG ATTCATAACACCGAATTGAACGATGGATACGACTGGGGACGTCTCAATCTTCAATCCGTCACAGAAGAAAGTTCctttcaagaatttctttcgacTGCCGAGTTAGCAGGAACCGAGTTTCAAGCTGAGAAACTGAACATCAAGTTTGTCAATCCGAAAAGTGGAATAGGATTACTTTCCCAAGACGAGAAACAGAAAGTATTAGAGTCgcaaaagaagaataaacaGTTTCTTAAGATACCAAGGAGACCAAAATGGAACAGCGAAACTACAGCCCAAGAATTACAAGCTAAGGAACgagaagaatttttagaatGGCGGCGTTCCCTCGCTATGCTGCAGGAAGACGAAGGTTTAATATTAACTCCTTATGAAAAGAATTTAGAGTTTTGGCGACAACTGTGGAGAGTAGTGGAGCGCAGCGATGTTATCGTACAAATCGTCGACGCACGGAATCCTCTACTGTTCCGCTGCGAAGATTTAGAAGCCTATGTCAAAGAAGTAGATCCTAAAAAGATGAAtgtgatattaattaataaagctGATTTTTTAACGGACGATCAACGACAAGTGTGGGCCAAGTACTTTGCAGATATTAACGTGAAAATTGCATTCTTTTCTGCTACGTTAGCTGCTCAGAAACAGAAGACTGAGGAGTCGATACAGGAGGAAAATTCGGAAGACGAGCCGGATAACGAAACGGAAGATGAATTGGAGGAAGAAGATAGCGAGTCTTTGTATAATTCAGAATTTGCTTCAGAGAGCGAATATGAAAGTGCAGACGATGGTAGTAGTAATATGAACGAAGTGCGTACAAGTAGggattgtaaaattgaaaacgaagAATGTGATTTTACATCAAACGCTTCAACTGGAAAAATGGATAAAGAAAGTACAGAGGAAGACGATACAACGATGGAAAATTCATCAGAATTATTAAGCAGAGATCAATTGGTGTCGTTCTTCAAAACAATTTACAAGGGCGAAACATACGCGAAAGATATCACAACGATTGGTTTAGTAGGATATCCAAACGTAGGTAAAAGTTCCACTATCAATGCCTTGTTAATGTCCAAAAAGGTATCGGTGTCTGCGACGCCAGGGAAAACGAAACACTTTCAAACGCTTTTTCTGGATAAGGATCTACTTCTCTGCGATTGTCCTGGATTGGTAATGCCAAGCTTTGTTAGTACGAAAGCAGACATGATTTTAAACGGGATATTACCGATCGATAACATGCGAGATCAAGTTCCACCGGTCACGTTATTAGGTACTTTAATACCAAGGCACGTTATAGAGGATATTTACGGTATCATGCTACCTCAGCCTTTAGATGGAGAGGACCCTGATCGCCCTCCAACCGCGGAAGAGATTTTAAATGCGTATGGGT ATAACAGAGGTTTCATGACGCAAAATGGACAACCAGATAATCCACGCGCGGCCCGATACCTTTTAAAAGATTTTGTAAACGGTAAACTTTTGTATTGCGTCGCACCACCAACAGTAGAGCAAGAAAAGTTCCATACATTCCCTccacgaagaaaaattatttctgcgAACAAACATTTGCCACTTCGGACGATACGTGTAAATAAAGGGAGCAAGATTAGCTCCGAAGACGTAGACCAAATATTTTTCCGTAATAGTTTTTCGAATGTACATACGAAAGGGGTGATTGGAAAAATGCACGGTTTATACCGTCCTGGTTCTAG tGATGTAGTATCGGTAGCCGGTTCCACGCAGAGTTTATTAATCGAGGAGAAACCAtggaaaaagataaataaacattcgaataaaaagaaacgtgaaAAAACAAGAAGATTGTTCGCTCATCTggataaacattaa